The Gallus gallus isolate bGalGal1 chromosome 3, bGalGal1.mat.broiler.GRCg7b, whole genome shotgun sequence genome window below encodes:
- the MRPL14 gene encoding 39S ribosomal protein L14, mitochondrial codes for MALLHRRLGFSLTHLSNTVLQRHFSVSGACRAIQKLTRVRVVDNSALGNAPYHRPPKCIHVYNKTGVGKVGDKILLAIKGEKKKALIVGHKMPGPHMTPRFDSNNVVLIEDNGNPLGTRIKTPIPYILRRREGEFSKVLAIARNFV; via the exons ATGGCTCTCTTGCACAGGAGATTGGGATTTTCGTTAACCCATCTGAGCAACACAGTCCTCCAGCGACACTTCAG TGTCAGTGGAGCATGCCGAGCAATACAGAAACTTACTCGCGTGCGAGTGGTGGACAACAGTGCCTTGGGAAACGCGCCATACCACCGGCCACCAAAGTGTATCCACGTGTATAACAAGACTGGAGTTGGCAAAGTCGGAGATAAGATCCTTCTGGCtatcaaaggagaaaagaagaaggcTTTGATTGTAGGACACAAGATGCCTGGTCCTCACATGACACCTAGGTTTGATTCTAACAATGTGGTGCTCATAGAAGACAACGGGAATCCGTTAGGAACTAGAATAAAAACGCCCATACCTTATATCCTGCGGCGGAGAGAAGGAGAGTTCTCCAAAGTTTTGGCCATTGCCCGCAACTTTGTATGA
- the LOC101750125 gene encoding uncharacterized protein LOC101750125, with translation MWGGVCGQGCKDLSLPCGHLKGTGTGHRLHVAGTASKQRAPEHGIRGGGARPWDGHSSSFLSRNQQAGWGARKAFQPAGKLTINSHGPGDVPGGTCHLWPAAACHHCAAASCWAAGWGTRRSRPACGPARTALARRRPHVGARSPQHPGSSSRLPSLSACQPTFPTRFLPLSFFCIFFFLLLFSSLPVTMQGGRRGASSEWAARGDGRRGVIGLESSGCSPHCHSRFQRSHFLPSPGSLFLPTKEERTVSTAAAVPQIASQSCFPEQRSAAECYAILSLPLLGPPGRVVALRAGLSGSGIGVSGKLSRRLCKAWCWLVVCLSFFLSLTFPPKKLSS, from the coding sequence ATGTGGGGAGGCgtctgtgggcagggctgtaaGGACCTCTCTTTACCCTGTGGACACCTCAAGGGCACGGGCACTGGGCACAGGCTGCATGTTGCTGgcacagccagcaagcagcGTGCTCCTGAGCACGGCATCAGAGGAGGAGGCGCGCGGCCTTGGGATGGTCACAGTTCTTCTTTCCTGAGCCGAAACCAGCAGGCGGGTTGGGGTGCCAGAAAAGCTTTCCAGCCCGCTGGGAAGCTCACGATCAACTCACACGGCCCTGGGGATGTGCCGGGCGGCACGTGCCACCTATggccagctgcagcctgccacCACTgcgctgctgccagctgctgggctgccgGCTGGGGCACGCGGAGGAGCAGGCCTGCCTGTGGCCCGGCACGCACAGCCCTCGCACGCCGCAGGCCGCACGTAGGTgcccgcagcccccagcaccctggcagcagctcccgGCTGCCCTCCTTGTCTGCCTGCCAGCCCACGTTCCCCACGCGCTTCCTCCCGCTctcctttttctgcatttttttttttcttcttcttttttcctctctcccagtCACtatgcagggagggagaaggggtgCGAGCAGCGAATGGGCAGCAAGAGGAGACGGGAGAAGGGGAGTCATCGGCCTGGAAAGCAGTGGGTGctcaccccactgccacagcCGCTTCCAGAGAAGtcacttccttccctccccGGGCTCTTTGTTTCTCCCCACAAAGGAGGAGAGGACAGtctccacagcagctgctgtgcctcagATTGCCTCTCAGTCCTGcttcccagagcagaggagtgCTGCTGAGTGCTACGCcatcctctcccttcctctcctggGTCCCCCGGGCCGGGTGGTGGCCCTCAGGGCTGGTCTTTCTGGCTCAGGCATTGGGGTAAGTGGCAAGCTCAGCAGGAGACTGTGCAAAGCCTGGTGTTGGCTGGTAgtgtgtctttcttttttcctttcccttacTTTCCCTCCAAAAAAACTGTCTTCTTGA